The Nerophis ophidion isolate RoL-2023_Sa linkage group LG21, RoL_Noph_v1.0, whole genome shotgun sequence region aatgattgtaTGACCATTAACAAATTTATGAGTAGGGCTCTtggaaattaaaacattttagtttGAATTTTTTAACAGCATTTGTTAAAAATAGTGTCAATGttggtatgaattattgacctatttatggctccaattacttcacatcaaatgttccactttgacatatttgttaggggaaaatattgcatattaaaaacacattttcctTTAACAAAATCGGcatccaccaaaaaaaaaaacgcttttaaTCAACAAATGAATCTGACGTGGATCTAGAGCTTTAAGCGTTTTAAGTTAAaacaatatgacttattttttacttGTTAGTGGGACCCTTATTacctatttaaaaataataaaaggggttaaaaattgagcaaaaaaattatgacttttttttaatacttatgagtggggccctttggAAATCTGtagtgggactttttttttttttaaataagtaatttgttaaaaaaaaatcataataaataaaagtgaagtattgacttatttaaggctttGATTACTtcgcattaaatattccactatgACATTTTTTAAGGGGAagtattgcatgttttgtgtatttgccataaaaaaataaggttttctttgacaaaaagagcacaaaactaaataaatacttGGAATCAACAGattaatctgaagttgatctagagatttaagctttcaaagtaaaaataatatgacttatttttaatttattagtgGGATTGTTTTTAATTAACTGTCTGCTCAAAAACAGAACTGGACCAAAATAAATTttatgaattattcacctatttaaaaataaagacttaaGTGTTAcaaattgaacaaaaaaaatgtatgaccaaTTTTTAAtacttatgagtggggcccttttgaaATCTCtagtgggactttttttttttatgtcatttgtTTAAAACAATGAATTTGAGATTATTAGTTATTATcactgcgacgaggtggcgaattgtccagggtgtacctcgccttccgcccgattgtagctgagataggcaccagcgaccccaaagggaaaaagtggtagaaaatggatggatggatagttattaTTTTGAGATAATAatcttaattatttttaatttattagtgGGACCCTTTTTGATCCCCAAAagggattttttattttaaaactgtCGTTGCTCAAAAACAATACTAAAccaaaataaatgttatgaattatttacctataATAACAAATAAAGACTTAGGTGTTAAACGttgaacaaaaaaatgtatgaccCTTTTTTAATACTTATGAGTGGAGCCCTTTTGGACTTTTTTACATCTCATTTGttttaaacaaattaaaatgaattaaaacaaatatgaattattgacctatttaaggtttCAATTACTTCGCATATTCCACTTtgccatttttgggggggggggaaattgCACGTTTTGTATATTTgccataaaaattattttttgggacaaaaagcataaaacaaaaataaaaacttataatcatCAGATGAACCTGAAGATGATCTAAAGATGTAaacattgaaagtaaaaataatatatattaatatatgacttattttcacactttaatgagtgggacccttttggatccctgagaccTTTAGTGGGTCAACGCTCAAAACCAGTAATAAACCTAAATAAATGTTATGACTTATTTacctatttaaaaacatttttgacttaagcattgaaagtaaagaaaagaaaacactttTAGGCCGTTTTGGGTcctcaataattttagtgggacttttaaaacaatatataatagGACCACTTTAAGGTTGAACAAAATCTAAATGGTGTATTTTGTTTGAATGTACATCATTAACTTGctgtttaaatttaaattaatcTGCGTGAATACATGATCCATGCAAAgctttttgtgattaatcgcaacCGTGCCTTTACACTTTATTTGCTCCTCTAAATTGATGTCTTGTACTGTATTTACATGCAGCGCATTCTATGCACTGTGTGTAAAACTACTAGGAGGGTTCAAGGTTGTGGTGGGCGGGGTCAATAGCTGCCATCCCGTCGGTGGTCTTCTGGCCAAACGCCAGGTACAGACTGGCCGCCAGCGCCAACTGCAGGACCTGACGGGAGCTGCGTCACTAAGGCAAGCGGCATTGAGCACACAAGAAGCGCGTGTACCTGTGTGAGCATGAGGGTGACGTCCATGGCCACCACGGTCACCGTGTTCTCCTGCAGCCAATCACCGAGCTTCCCTCTGCAGCCCTGCCGAGACAAGAGCAATCCTTAGGAACTCCTCTTTGTCCAAATCTCCCCAAATGTGTCCAAATTATTTGCGTATTAAATAGTTTTGGATTTAACCTTTTAtggttttcatccatccatccatccatccattttctactgcttattcccttttgggggcgctggcgcctatctcagctacaatcgggcggaaggcggggtacaccctggacaagtcgccacctcatcgcagggctatggTTTTCatgttaacgtgtaattaacatgttattaataataagaacttatccatccatccatccattttctaccgcttattccctttcggggtcgcggggggcgctggcgcctatctcagctacaattgggcggaagtcggggtacaccctggacaagtcgccacctcatcgcagggctatggTTTTCatgttaacgtgtaattaacatgttattaataataaGAACTTAACTATGTCAAAATCTTCCCAAACTTGTCTCAttggtttgtgctgcaaaaatattTGGTCTAACTATAATAATTTAGTCTTTAACgtactatgttttttttaatgtaattaagGAGTTATTCATGACTGTTTCCCCAAACTggtcccatttgtttgtgctgcaaatatTTTTGTACTACTaccatagtttttatgttattaacgtatCATAAACAGTCCTCCCCCGAATCTGCCAAGCGTTTGTGctgcaatcatttttggtgaaactaccgtatttccttgaattgccgccggggcgcttattacttcaaaacctcttctcactcctgcgcttaccaaaggcatgcggtaaaagtaagcatgcgctaattattttaaaaccttctcacttcggcacttaccaaaggtatgcagtaaaaatttgagtgtgatgtaagcttggaccttaaatcctactgaatagctcttaatcttcttccctttatgcgatttcaaattaccggtattgaaatcagcctcctccactttgaaaatgatgacatgggaagtgtcacgagtttgacccggcagtaattcgagtcaggcgcatactatatgccctgcggcaattcaaggaaatacagtattaattttttttaatgtatattttatagcgtatttccttgaatactgctgtagctattaaaatggatcatttcatcgttggcaattacttataaaaactgacaagggctgaacaaaaatggcagcgaaaaggaaatcatgtactgcagaagctggacgtagtgaaatatgcagcaaaaaacgacaagaggaagcggcgcatacctttggagttggcagagttgtttagaagcgacttcgaggaagaagatttcatgggatttaacgattaggagtgacagattgtatgttatagttatttaaattactcttaccataatatgttacgtaacatagcaggcaccttctcagttggttattcagcctgttgttcactattctttatttattttaaattgcctttcaaatgtctattcttggtgttgggttttatcaaataaatttctcccaaaaatgtgacttatactccagtgcgacttatatatatttttttccttcttaattatgcattttcggcaggtgcgacttataccccggagcgacttatagtctgaaaaatacggtaattcttatttttacactttttttcccaaaatccattgtatgttatactcttctgacaccaccagatggcagtataagtgtccacataagcggccataagaccccaattcagtagtgtacacaattttggaaataagagctaaaaggtgctgtcacACATGTGGCCACAAAGGGCTTTAGAGGTTAACTTAAACACTATAACACGTTAATAActttaaaatgtaaatttttgcagcacaaaaaACTACAAGGGCCAAGTTTTGGCTAGATTTTGACATCGTTAGAGGGGTCtagcatgttaaaggcctactgaaatgagattttttcatttaaacggggatagcaggtccattctatgtgtcatacttgatcatttcgcgatattgccatatttttgctgaaaggatttagtagagaacatcgacgataatggtcgcaacttttggtcgctaataaaaaagcgttgcctttaccggaagtagcagacgatgtgcgcgtgatgtcactggttgtagggctcctcacgtcctcacattgtttacaatgtgagccaccagcagtaagagcgattcggaccgagaaagcgacaatttccccattaatttgagcgaggatgaaagatttgtggatgaggaaattgatagtgaaggactagaaaagaaaaaaaaactggcgagggcaagtgagagcgattcagatgtttttagacgcatttactaggataattctgcaaaatcccttatctgctattgtgttgctagtgttttagtgagattaaatagtacttaaagtcggaggggtgtggccatggttgtgttgaagtcacgcagctgcatggacggcgcaagctccgctgatctccggtaagagacgactttataccacaattttctcaccgaaaactgccggtagacatgcagtcgggatccatgttcgcttgaccgctttgatccatagtaaagcttcacctccgggaatttgtgtttgtgtggctaaaggctaaaagcttcccacctccatctttctactttgacttctccattattaattgaacaaattgtaaaagattcagcaacacagatgtccagaatactgtgtaattatgcgattaaagcagactacttatagaaaataatgtccgctacgagccgagacatcaaacgcacgcatcatcataccgcaacattttcaacaggacactttgcaggaaatttaaaattgcaattgagtaaactaaaatatttcatcattgatatataaactatcagactgcattgtgggtagtagtgggtttcagtaggcctttaataacaaaaatagaatagaaagagAAAGTGCTGCACAATCGATAGGGGACAAGTTTAGGGAGGTTTTGACATGGTTATGCATACTAACACATTTATTACACGTACGCTAAAAACCCTAAAACGCTACATTACAAACGAGGGCGgcacaaacaaaaaatgtttgctgCAAAAATGAATACGACAAGTTTGAGGATACATAGACATAGATGAAGACATTCAGACATCGATGGGGGTGtctagttatgattaataacCATAACATGTTAACTTCAAAatggaagggggaaaaaaaaagtgtttgcagCAGAAACGATGGGGACATGTTTGAGGAGATATGGACAAGTTGAGTGGTTAACTTCACACAGGTTTGTTTGGGTTTGCTCAAGCAGGTGTGCCACATACATacctgagtgtgtgtgtggtttcccAGTCCAAAGTCCCGCAGGACGTCCACCCGGGTGCACCATGGCGAGGGGAAGGGGGAGGTGCTCTGATGCGAGCTGAAACAGGAACAAGGAAGCACGTGCGTGGCGCTGGCGTTGAGCGTCTGGATGAAGGAATTCTGCAGCCAATCGGATGGACTCGTCAGGCCGCAACACGCCCCCTGCTGGCAGAAAGGGTTCGTTGAGGCCCAGCTGGACCAGTGGAGTCAGGAAGTGCCAAGCAGGAAGTGACCCGACGTGGCGCTGCAGGTCGTCCAGTAGTCGGTCCTGGTAACCGGCGCCGTCATATTGGTGGATGATGTCATTCACCAGCGTGTCAGCATGCTCCTCGATCTGCTCAGGACACACGCAGACGTTACAACACAACACACTTTTCTTTGCGTCGCATAAAATAAAAACGTATTATAATTGATCAGACTGAaggagatatatatacatacacacacaaatgtatatacatatatatatgtatatatacagtatacacatatatatacagtacatacatatatatatatacacacatacctatactacatatatatacatacatatatatacatacatacatatatatacatacatatacatacatacacatatacatatatatacacatataaatgtacatatacatacatatatgtatatatacatatatatatatatatatatagatatacacacgtatatacacatatatacatatatatatatacatataaatatgtatatatacatacatacatacacacctgtatacacacgtatatatatatatatacacacacacacacatatatatatatgtatacatacatacacacacatatatatgtgtgtgtgtgtatatatatatatacacatacacacatatatatatatatatatatacacacacatatatatatatatactgtatatatatatatacacacacacatatatatatatatatatatatatatattatatatatatacacacacaaatatttaaatatatatacacatatcaatcaatcaatatatgtgtatatatatatatatatatatatatacacatatatgtgtatatatatttacatatttgtgtgtgtataaatatgagtACCAAAGTATTATAATATATTATGCAAGAGTAGTTTCCACACtactatgtataaatatataatacacgcacatatatatatatacatattcaaatatttatatacacacacacacacacacacacacatatatatgtgtatacatacatacacacatgtgtatatatatatatatatatatatatatatatatatatatatatatatatacatacacacacacacacacacacacacacacacacacacacatatatatgtatatatatatatatatgtatatatatattatatatatatacacacacaaatatgtaaatatatatacacatatatgtatatatatacacatatatatatataatgtatatatatatgtatatatatatatatatatatacacatatatatgtgtatatatatttacatatttgtgtgtgtataaatatatatgagtaCCAAAGTATTATAATATATTATGCAACAGTAGTTTCCACACTACtacgtataaatatataatacacacacatatatatatatacatatacaaatatttatatacacacacacgcatatatatgtgtatacatacatacacacacatatatatgtatatatatatacatacacacacacacacatgtatatatatatatatatataaatatatacacacaaacacatatatatacacacacacatatatatatatattatatatatatatacacacacaaatatgtaaatatatatacacatatccatccatccattttctaccgcttattcccttttggggtcacggggggcgctggcgcctatctcagctacaatctggcggaaggcggggtacaccctggacaagtcgctacctcatcgcagggccaacacagatagacagacaacattcacactcacattcacacactacggccaatttagtgttgccaatcaacctatccccaggtgcatgtctttggaagtgggaggaagccggagtacccggagggaacccacgcattcacggggagaacatgcaaactccacacagaaagatcccgagcctggatttgaacacaggactgcaggaccttcgtattgtgaggcagacgcactaacccctcttccaccgtgatatatatatatatgtatgtatatatatatatatatatgtatgtgtatatatatatatatatatatatatatatatatgtatatatatatatatgtgtgtatatatatatatatatatatatacatatatatgtgtatatatatttacatatttgtgtgtgtataaatatatatgagtaCCAAAGTATTATAATATATTATGCAACAGTAGTTTCCACACTACtacgtataaatatataatacacacacatatatatatacatacacaaatatttatatacacacacacatatatatatatatatatatttctatttatatacacacgtacatatatgcatatatgtgcgtACCAaagtattataatttattatgcAACAGTAGTTTCCACAATACTACGTATAAatttataatacacacacacatatatatatatatatacatacatacatacatacatatatatatatatatatatatatatatatatatatgtgtgtgtgtgtgtgtaccaaagTACCAaagtattataatttattatgcAACAGTAGTTTCCACAATACTACGTATAAatttataatacacacacacacacacacacatatatatatatatatatacatacatacatatatatatatatatatatatatatataatatatatatatgcgtgtgtgtgtgtgtgtgtgtattataaatTTATACGTAGTATTGTGGAAACTACTGTTgcataataaattataatacttTGGTACTTAGCACATGCTAGCATATTAagattttagctaattttgccaccgtacacctcagagtcaaataatTTGGTACTTAACACGTCCTAAcggctagcaagctaacattttCAGGTAATATTGCAGCTGTACACCGCAAAGTCAAATACTTTGGtaattaacacatgctaactataTTTCATATAACTTTATAGTAAACTGTTTTGAAAATGTGTATCACATTTGAAACAGCAGGTATAAAATGCAATGCAACTCTAAGTTAGTCAAATGGGTTTTATTGCATTTCTTGCATTGGAAAG contains the following coding sequences:
- the LOC133539715 gene encoding tetraspanin-17-like isoform X2, with amino-acid sequence MLQITYTYSACCSLFFIYFKLPFKCLFLVLRFIKYISPKNATYTPVRLICFFPSLLCIFGRCDLYSGATYTPENTIEEHADTLVNDIIHQYDGAGYQDRLLDDLQRHGACCGLTSPSDWLQNSFIQTLNASATHVLPCSCFSSHQSTSPFPSPWCTRVDVLRDFGLGNHTHTQGCRGKLGDWLQENTVTVVAMDVTLMLTQVLQLALAASLYLAFGQKTTDGMAAIDPAHHNLEPS
- the LOC133539715 gene encoding CD82 antigen-like isoform X1, with the translated sequence MKSEVKVELVKFIFLVMNFFILAVGTSVAACGVWILFDSTSFIGVVSSSVGLQMVGAGLLLIGGLAMASSMMGCLGARWEKRPLLLAYVCILLLLLLGQLLLLLLLLLYKHSIEEHADTLVNDIIHQYDGAGYQDRLLDDLQRHGACCGLTSPSDWLQNSFIQTLNASATHVLPCSCFSSHQSTSPFPSPWCTRVDVLRDFGLGNHTHTQGCRGKLGDWLQENTVTVVAMDVTLMLTQVLQLALAASLYLAFGQKTTDGMAAIDPAHHNLEPS